The proteins below are encoded in one region of Polynucleobacter sp. AP-Nino-20-G2:
- the glnA gene encoding type I glutamate--ammonia ligase, with protein sequence MTKTVADVMKLVKEKECTFVDFRFVDTKGKEQHTTVPISHFDEDKFESGHAFDGSSIAGWKGIEASDMLLMPDPTACYIDPFYEEPTLVITCDVIEPSDGKGYDRDPRSIAKRAESYLKSTGLGDTAYFGPEPEFFIFDGVRWGADMQGCFVKVDSEEAPWSSAAEIEGGNTGHRPGKKGGYFPVAPVDTFQDMRSEMCLILESLGIPVEVHHHEVAGQGQNELGTKFSTLVERADWTIWQKYVVQNVAHAYGKTATFMPKPIVGDNGSGMHVHQSIWKNGENLFAGNGYAGLSEFALFYIGGIIKHAKALNAITNPGTNSYKRLVPGFEAPVKLAYSARNRSASIRIPHVSSPKGRRIETRFPDPLANPYLCFSALMMAGLDGVQNKIHPGEAADKNLYDLPPEEDAKIPTVCASLEEALDALNKDREFLTRGGVFTDSMIDAYIALKMEDVTRFRMTTHPIEFDMYYSL encoded by the coding sequence ATGACGAAGACCGTCGCTGATGTGATGAAGTTAGTTAAAGAGAAAGAATGTACTTTCGTTGATTTCCGCTTTGTAGATACAAAGGGTAAAGAGCAACACACAACAGTACCTATTTCCCATTTTGACGAAGACAAGTTTGAGAGCGGTCATGCGTTTGACGGTTCTTCTATCGCTGGTTGGAAAGGTATCGAAGCTTCAGACATGTTGTTGATGCCAGATCCAACAGCTTGCTACATCGACCCATTCTATGAAGAGCCAACATTGGTGATCACATGTGATGTGATCGAGCCATCTGATGGCAAAGGTTACGATCGTGACCCACGTTCTATCGCTAAGCGTGCTGAGTCTTATTTGAAGAGCACTGGTTTGGGTGATACGGCGTATTTCGGTCCAGAGCCAGAATTCTTTATTTTTGACGGCGTCCGTTGGGGTGCTGACATGCAAGGTTGTTTTGTTAAGGTAGATTCTGAAGAAGCTCCTTGGTCATCCGCTGCTGAAATCGAAGGTGGAAACACTGGTCACCGTCCAGGTAAAAAGGGCGGTTATTTCCCAGTTGCTCCAGTAGATACCTTCCAGGACATGCGCTCTGAAATGTGTTTGATTCTGGAATCATTGGGCATTCCAGTCGAAGTGCATCACCATGAAGTTGCTGGTCAAGGCCAAAACGAATTGGGCACTAAGTTCAGCACATTGGTAGAGCGTGCTGACTGGACTATCTGGCAAAAGTACGTTGTTCAAAATGTGGCACACGCTTACGGCAAGACAGCAACATTTATGCCTAAGCCAATCGTTGGCGATAACGGTTCTGGTATGCACGTTCACCAATCTATTTGGAAGAATGGCGAGAACTTGTTTGCTGGTAACGGCTACGCAGGCTTGTCAGAATTCGCATTGTTCTACATTGGCGGCATCATCAAGCACGCTAAGGCATTGAATGCGATTACTAATCCAGGTACAAACTCATACAAGCGTTTGGTTCCAGGTTTCGAAGCTCCGGTGAAATTGGCTTACTCAGCACGTAACCGTTCTGCTTCTATCCGTATTCCACACGTTTCTAGCCCTAAGGGTCGTCGTATCGAAACACGTTTCCCTGATCCATTGGCTAACCCATACCTCTGCTTCTCCGCATTGATGATGGCTGGTTTGGACGGTGTTCAGAACAAGATTCATCCAGGCGAAGCTGCTGACAAGAATTTGTATGACTTGCCACCAGAAGAAGATGCAAAGATTCCAACCGTTTGTGCAAGCCTAGAGGAAGCTTTAGATGCCTTGAACAAAGATCGCGAGTTCTTGACTCGCGGCGGTGTCTTTACAGACTCTATGATCGACGCATATATCGCATTGAAGATGGAAGATGTCACACGTTTCCGTATGACAACTCATCCGATCGAATTCGATATGTACTACTCCCTGTAA
- a CDS encoding molybdopterin-binding protein, with the protein MVNAVRSVEVDAPELKSRRFGLIVIGDEILSGRRQDKHMSKLIELLNERGLSLSWAKYVADDPEKITATLKESFASGDVVFSTGGIGATPDDHTRQCAALALGTTTELHPTAQELIAGRIQSMAEGDPIKADLSSPENQHRFKMGEFPIGSDIIPNPYNQIPGFRIQEHHFVPGFPVMAAPMMAWCLDQHYTDLFHQVNWAEQSFIVPKGIESTLTPLMEHIEASFPGVKVFSLPSVGDSSKQGIYAQRHIELGIKGNANLLESAWIALRSGTQALGYEIHDIPESK; encoded by the coding sequence ATGGTTAATGCAGTAAGGAGCGTGGAAGTGGATGCGCCCGAGTTGAAGTCTCGTCGTTTTGGTTTGATTGTGATTGGTGATGAGATTTTGTCTGGTCGCCGTCAAGATAAGCATATGAGTAAATTGATAGAGTTACTCAATGAGCGAGGCTTAAGCCTATCCTGGGCAAAGTATGTCGCGGACGATCCAGAGAAAATCACCGCAACACTGAAGGAGAGTTTTGCAAGTGGTGATGTCGTCTTTAGTACGGGCGGTATTGGTGCCACCCCGGATGACCATACAAGACAGTGTGCGGCATTAGCCTTAGGTACTACAACAGAACTGCATCCGACTGCGCAAGAGTTAATCGCGGGGCGCATTCAGTCTATGGCTGAAGGCGATCCCATCAAAGCGGATTTAAGCTCTCCAGAGAATCAGCATCGTTTCAAGATGGGTGAATTTCCGATTGGTAGCGACATCATCCCCAATCCCTATAACCAGATACCGGGTTTTCGGATACAAGAACATCACTTTGTCCCAGGTTTTCCGGTCATGGCAGCCCCCATGATGGCTTGGTGCTTAGATCAGCATTACACAGACTTGTTTCATCAGGTGAATTGGGCGGAGCAGAGCTTTATTGTTCCCAAGGGTATTGAATCTACTTTGACGCCACTCATGGAGCATATTGAAGCGAGTTTTCCTGGGGTAAAGGTCTTTAGTCTTCCTTCGGTTGGTGACTCGTCAAAGCAGGGTATTTACGCCCAACGCCATATTGAATTGGGGATTAAAGGCAATGCTAACCTGCTTGAAAGCGCCTGGATTGCCTTGCGTTCTGGTACTCAGGCCCTGGGTTACGAAATTCACGATATCCCAGAGTCTAAATAG
- a CDS encoding EI24 domain-containing protein, protein MDSMQQVFKSFGLALVATMHPKMLWLSLRPFLIVSILWGCLIWLTWTPALEMLSTFLTTSIFTSWIQDGLIWAGFENARAWIAPLFFVMLLIPLISISLLVFIAFTTVPAIVRSVTRQHAYKDLEKKKGGGLLGSVVYTMWSALICLALVMLTLPVWWVPPLVAVLPPLLWGWLTMRLMSYDVLAQHASAEERDTLLQQYRWSLLAMGVASGMLGAVPTFFWATSALALVLFPIVSFVALWIYSLIFVFAALWFTHFLLGALKDLRQAELDKALNIDVKVIDMELPNHG, encoded by the coding sequence ATGGATAGCATGCAGCAGGTATTTAAGTCATTTGGCTTGGCTCTCGTTGCTACGATGCATCCCAAAATGCTATGGCTAAGCTTGCGCCCATTTTTGATTGTTTCGATATTGTGGGGCTGCTTGATTTGGCTCACTTGGACGCCGGCCTTGGAAATGCTCAGCACCTTCTTAACAACGTCTATTTTTACCAGCTGGATTCAGGATGGCTTGATCTGGGCTGGATTTGAAAATGCCCGCGCATGGATTGCGCCACTCTTTTTTGTGATGCTCCTCATCCCCTTAATTTCTATTAGCCTGCTGGTATTTATTGCTTTCACCACAGTGCCTGCGATTGTTCGTAGCGTCACCCGTCAGCACGCCTACAAAGATCTGGAAAAGAAAAAGGGCGGCGGCTTATTGGGTAGTGTTGTCTATACGATGTGGTCCGCCTTGATTTGTTTGGCGCTGGTGATGTTGACGCTGCCGGTGTGGTGGGTGCCTCCCTTGGTTGCTGTCTTGCCACCCTTGTTGTGGGGCTGGCTCACGATGCGCTTAATGTCTTATGACGTCCTTGCGCAACACGCGAGCGCGGAAGAGCGCGACACCTTATTGCAGCAATATCGTTGGTCCTTGCTGGCGATGGGCGTAGCCTCTGGCATGCTGGGCGCTGTACCCACATTTTTCTGGGCCACGTCTGCTTTAGCGCTTGTGCTATTTCCCATTGTGAGCTTTGTGGCTCTGTGGATTTATTCTCTGATCTTTGTCTTTGCCGCTCTTTGGTTCACGCATTTCTTGCTCGGTGCACTGAAAGACTTGCGTCAAGCTGAGTTAGATAAGGCGCTTAACATTGATGTAAAAGTGATTGATATGGAGCTTCCGAATCATGGTTAA
- a CDS encoding sterol desaturase family protein: MEFNSILAYISAAYASAQEFLFANVAGPILYQFNLMAWAEDVFDGLDWFLFGCIQIFLIAIILRTWEKLAPAEAQVRFAASSKADILYTLFHRLGIFHGLIFIALSGFFFEIDSVLHDFRFGRLNVESWWPPLTSIPLVSFCIYFILLDFVEYLYHRASHTFNWWWQLHALHHSQTVMTAWSDDRNHIFDSIMHAVVFAFFALLFGVSPGQFIFLVVLSQLMQSWQHANIKVDLGPFKYALISPLYHRMHHAVGYGHEAKGKPGVLGGCNFGIIFPWWDMLFNTAIFQNEIYPTGVRGLTPSNHVLHQQWQGIRHAAREFFPKK, encoded by the coding sequence ATGGAGTTCAATTCAATTCTTGCCTATATCTCAGCGGCTTACGCTAGCGCGCAAGAGTTTCTCTTTGCCAATGTCGCTGGACCCATTTTGTATCAATTCAATTTAATGGCTTGGGCTGAGGATGTCTTTGATGGACTTGATTGGTTTCTGTTTGGTTGTATACAGATTTTCCTGATCGCGATCATCTTACGAACCTGGGAAAAACTGGCACCTGCAGAGGCTCAGGTGCGATTTGCTGCATCTAGTAAAGCCGATATTTTGTACACGCTTTTTCATCGCCTGGGAATTTTCCACGGTCTGATTTTTATTGCCTTGTCAGGTTTCTTTTTCGAGATCGACTCCGTGCTGCATGACTTTCGTTTTGGCAGACTCAATGTAGAGTCATGGTGGCCACCACTAACTTCAATTCCATTGGTCAGCTTTTGCATTTACTTCATATTGCTTGATTTTGTAGAGTATCTGTACCATCGCGCATCTCACACCTTCAATTGGTGGTGGCAATTACATGCTTTGCATCACAGTCAAACAGTGATGACTGCCTGGTCCGATGATCGTAATCATATTTTCGATAGCATCATGCATGCCGTGGTATTTGCTTTTTTCGCTTTGCTATTTGGTGTTTCGCCAGGACAATTTATTTTCCTGGTGGTGCTCAGTCAATTGATGCAAAGTTGGCAGCATGCCAATATCAAGGTTGATCTTGGCCCATTTAAATATGCGCTGATCTCTCCGCTGTATCACCGTATGCATCATGCGGTAGGCTATGGTCATGAAGCAAAAGGCAAGCCAGGGGTCTTGGGTGGTTGCAACTTTGGAATCATCTTTCCATGGTGGGATATGTTATTCAATACGGCTATTTTTCAAAACGAGATTTATCCCACTGGGGTGCGGGGGCTGACTCCCTCGAATCATGTTCTGCATCAGCAGTGGCAGGGAATCCGGCATGCCGCTCGTGAATTTTTTCCTAAGAAGTAA
- a CDS encoding polysaccharide deacetylase family protein, whose product MRFQRVLPRLLILAALSGSSITAIAQEAQCKKTVYLTFDTGNMSVAQTVADILYRQNVKATFFLANEKTNRGDFALDDSWKAYWQERLKEGHHFGSHTYDHVYFVKDGPSGEIFAKPQFGPRAGITSLYNEASYCREIRRVDDRFKELTGSNLQRIWRAPGGKISPRSVKMGNLCGYQHIGWQPAGFLGDELSSQTHPNQMLLDKASSQIQDGDITMAHLGIWSRKDPWAPAVLEHLIVNLKARGFCFATLPKQDK is encoded by the coding sequence ATGCGTTTTCAGCGGGTCCTTCCTCGATTGCTGATATTGGCTGCTCTAAGCGGCAGCTCAATCACGGCGATCGCTCAAGAGGCGCAGTGCAAAAAAACGGTTTACCTTACATTTGATACTGGCAATATGTCGGTAGCGCAAACCGTCGCAGATATTTTGTATCGACAAAACGTTAAAGCCACTTTCTTTCTCGCGAATGAAAAAACCAACCGTGGCGATTTCGCATTAGATGATTCCTGGAAGGCCTATTGGCAGGAGCGGCTTAAAGAGGGGCATCACTTCGGTAGCCACACCTACGATCATGTGTACTTCGTTAAAGATGGCCCAAGCGGAGAGATTTTTGCGAAGCCGCAGTTTGGCCCAAGGGCGGGCATCACCAGCTTATATAACGAAGCGAGTTACTGCCGCGAAATCAGGCGGGTTGATGATCGATTTAAAGAGTTAACCGGGTCGAATCTTCAGAGGATTTGGCGTGCGCCAGGTGGAAAAATTTCTCCTCGCTCTGTGAAGATGGGTAATCTTTGTGGCTATCAACACATTGGCTGGCAGCCTGCGGGATTTTTGGGGGATGAGCTGAGCTCTCAGACTCACCCCAATCAGATGCTTTTAGATAAAGCGAGTAGCCAGATTCAGGATGGAGACATCACCATGGCGCATCTCGGAATCTGGTCTCGCAAAGACCCCTGGGCGCCTGCGGTTTTAGAGCACTTGATTGTGAATCTGAAGGCGCGCGGCTTTTGTTTTGCGACACTGCCAAAACAAGATAAATAA
- a CDS encoding cytochrome D1 domain-containing protein yields MRTFMSKTGQNWIAACAVLTLIPLSHLAFAQASIPADPKAEPKLAVILNSGEASVSLIDMPSRKVIKTVPVGKEPHHLMITPDQKTLLIANAAGNDVVLMNPVSGELTGKIPDIIDPYQIGYSPNHKWFIANGNRLDRVDVYQAQGADLKLAKSIKLGKTPSHIAFTSDSKTAFITLQDSSELAAIDLDTQTVIWKMPTGKVPAGLWMTPGDQYLLVGITGEDNVQVIDWKNRKEVKRIHTGKGAHNFRPLGDKKHVFLSNRIASTISLINMQTLEKVGDITGLPAGPDDMEITPDGKTMWVTFRFSKKVGVIDIPSMKLVTVIPVGKSPHGVFFTPRAGWE; encoded by the coding sequence ATGCGTACATTTATGAGTAAAACAGGGCAGAACTGGATTGCTGCCTGTGCAGTATTGACCCTAATTCCCCTGTCACACCTGGCATTCGCCCAAGCTTCCATTCCGGCGGACCCTAAGGCTGAACCCAAGCTAGCAGTGATTCTCAATTCTGGTGAAGCATCGGTTAGTTTGATTGATATGCCAAGTCGCAAAGTGATCAAAACAGTGCCAGTCGGTAAGGAGCCGCACCACTTGATGATCACTCCCGATCAAAAGACCTTATTAATTGCGAATGCTGCTGGTAATGATGTTGTTTTAATGAACCCTGTCAGCGGCGAGTTGACTGGAAAAATTCCAGACATTATTGACCCTTACCAAATTGGCTATTCACCGAACCATAAGTGGTTTATTGCAAACGGCAATCGCTTGGATAGAGTGGATGTCTATCAGGCGCAAGGCGCTGATCTGAAATTGGCTAAATCGATTAAGTTGGGTAAGACACCAAGCCATATCGCATTCACATCCGATAGCAAGACTGCATTTATTACCTTGCAGGACTCTAGTGAGTTAGCAGCTATCGACTTGGATACGCAAACCGTCATTTGGAAAATGCCCACTGGCAAAGTTCCTGCCGGCCTATGGATGACGCCTGGCGATCAATATCTATTAGTTGGTATTACCGGTGAGGACAATGTCCAGGTGATCGACTGGAAAAACCGCAAAGAAGTAAAGCGGATTCATACTGGCAAGGGCGCTCATAACTTCCGTCCCTTGGGGGACAAGAAACATGTCTTCTTAAGTAACCGTATTGCTTCCACAATCAGCCTGATCAATATGCAGACCTTGGAAAAAGTGGGCGATATCACTGGCTTGCCTGCAGGTCCAGATGATATGGAAATTACACCGGATGGCAAAACCATGTGGGTGACTTTTCGCTTCTCTAAAAAGGTTGGGGTGATTGATATTCCCTCAATGAAATTAGTCACCGTCATTCCGGTTGGCAAGTCTCCGCACGGTGTTTTCTTTACTCCACGCGCTGGCTGGGAATAA